Proteins encoded in a region of the Anopheles aquasalis chromosome 2, idAnoAquaMG_Q_19, whole genome shotgun sequence genome:
- the LOC126578845 gene encoding uncharacterized protein LOC126578845: MSSKKLGKTVTIRLLPLEDDEAEASTSQRVQPRRSSAGRPPVRPVATKSRYKIYEIPRKSEFSEYLEKIRKKQETEATTSERRSFERISSMVAQEPQEKFLTFDKPVLERALVGGMLRQGSVVEYRPKRRHPFKEMVSEYLRRQSMPQKTITLYKIPLIQSWDQAIEYSLRSFPIQDRTGPTWTKPRLKWLEDLEHINRTVATPPTQRTPDSDEELETICCFPIRRI, from the coding sequence ATGAGTTCAAAGAAGCTTGGTAAAACGGTAACGATACGGTTGTTACCATTGGAGGACGATGAAGCAGAAGCGTCTACCTCGCAGCGGGTGCAACCACGCCGCTCAAGCGCCGGCAGGCCTCCGGTGAGGCCAGTAGCAACAAAATCACGCTACAAAATCTATGAAATCCCCCGAAAGTCTGAATTCTCGGAATATTTGGAGAAAATTcgcaaaaaacaagaaaccgaagccaccaccagtgaACGGCGTAGCTTTGAAAGGATTTCGAGTATGGTAGCGCAAGAGCCACAGGAGAAGTTTCTAACGTTCGATAAGCCGGTACTCGAACGTGCCCTGGTTGGTGGTATGTTGCGCCAGGGAAGTGTGGTGGAATATCGCCCAAAGCGTCGGCATCCGTTCAAGGAGATGGTCAGCGAGTATCTGCGCCGTCAGTCGATGCCACAGAAGACGATCACCCTGTACAAGATCCCGCTCATTCAAAGCTGGGACCAAGCGATCGAGTACTCACTGCGCAGCTTTCCGATTCAGGATCGAACAGGGCCAACTTGGACCAAACCGCGATTGAAGTGGTTGGAAGATTTGGAGCACATCAATCGAACAGTGGCAACGCCGCCAACGCAGCGTACCCCCGATAGTGATGAAGAGCTCGAAACGATCTGCTGCTTTCCGATAAGACGAATATAA